Below is a window of Cryptosporangium aurantiacum DNA.
CGGCGTCGGCGGCAGCAGCGACGGGATGTTGTCGTAGCCCTCCAACCGTGCGACCTCTTCGACCAGGTCGATCGGGTCGGTGAGGTCGGGGCGCCAGCTGGCGGGCAACACCCAGAGCTCGTCCTCGCCGGCGGTGGTCACCGTGCACCCGACGTCCCGCAGACGACGCTCCACGGTCGACCGCGAGTAGTCCACGCCGATCACCCGCGACGGCAGCCCGACCGGTAGCCGGATCGGCTCGATGGCTCGCCGCGCGTCCACATCGAGGACGTTCGGGTCGGCCACGGCCCCGCCGTACTCCACGAGCAACCGCACCGCGGCTTCCGCGGCGACCGCGGTCATCTCCGGATCGACACCCCGCTCGAACCGCTTGGACGCCTCGCTGGGCAGCTTGTGCCGCCGCGCGGTCCGCGCCACCGAGACCGGATCCCAGTGGGCCGCCTCGATCAGCACGTCCGTCGTGTCGTCGCTGATCTCGGTCGTGGCGCCACCCATCACCGCGGCCAGCCCGATCGGGCCGGTGTCATCGGTGATCAGCAGGTCTTCCGGATCGATGACCCGGTCGGCCCCGTCGAGCGTCGTGAGACGCTCCCCGGGTCGCCCGCGCCGCACCACGATCGGACCGGTGAGCGCAGAACGGTCGAACGCGTGCATCGGCTGGCCCAGCTCGAGCATCAGGTAGTTCGTGACGTCGACGGCCAGCGAGATCGAGCGCACCCCGGCGGCCTGCAGGCGCCGCTTCATCCACAGCGGCGAGGGCGCCGCGGGGTTCAACCCGCGCACGGCCCGCGCGTAGAAGCGGTCGCAGCCGACCGGGTCCTCCACGACGACCGGGTGCGGCGGCTCCGCGGTCGCGGCGGGGGCGTCCACGAGCGACGCGGGGTCGCGGAACGGCACATCCAGCGAGTGGCTGAGTTCCCGCGCCAGCCCGCGCACCGAGAAGCAATAGCCGCGGTCCGGCGTGATCGCCAGCTCGAACACCACGTCGTCCAGGCCGAGCAGCGGCTTCGCGTCGCTGCCCGGCTCCACGCCGGACGGGAGCTCGGCCGTCGAGTAGGCCAGGATTCCACTGTGGTCGTCGCTGATCCCCAGCTCACGTCCGGAGCAGATCATCCCGTCGGACACGTGCCCGTAGGTTTTCCTGGCGGCGATCGCAAAGTCACCCGGCAGCACCGCACCGGGCAACGCCGCGACGACGTACTCCGCGGTGGCCACGTTGGGCGCACCGCAGACGATGCCGCGACTCCCCTCGTCCCCGTTGTGCTCGGGCCCGACGTCGACGCGGCAGTACCAGATCGGCTTCTTGAAGTCGGTCAGCTCCACGGCCGAGAGCACGCGGCCGATCACCAGCGGACCGGACACGTCCGCACCCGGCCGGTGCACGGCCTCGACCTCGAGCCCGGCACGGACAAAAGCGGCGTCGATCTCCTCGACCGAGCGGCCCGCAACGTCGAGGTACTCGCCGAGCCAGGACAGCGCGACGCGCATCAGATCTCCATCCCGAAAGCGGTCGAGAACCGGACGTCGCCCTCGACCATGTCCCGCATGTCAGTGGCCTCGTGCCGGAACTGCAGGGCCCGTTCCAAGCCCATGCCGAACGCGAAGCCGGTATAGACGTCGGGGTCGATGCCGCACGCGATCAGCACGCGCGGATTGACCATGCCGCAGCCGCCCCACTCGATCCACCGCGGACCGCCCTTGGCGTGCGGGAACCAGACGTCGAACTCCGCGGACGGCTCGGTGAACGGGAAGTAAGACGGCCGCCAGCGGGTGACCGCCTCCGGCCCGAACATCGCCCGGGAGAAGTGGTCGAGCGTGCCGCGGAGGTGCGCCATCGTGATGCCCTTGTCGATCACGAGGCCCTCAACCTGGCTGAACACCGGGGTGTGCGTCGCGTCGAGTTCGTCGGTGCGGAACACCCGGCCGGGCGCGGCGATGTAGATCGGGGGTTCCCGCCGTTCGAGCATCACGCGGGCCTGGACCGGCGAGGTGTGCGTGCGGAGCACCAGCCCGCCCTCGGGCGGCTCGACGAAGAACGTGTCCATCATGGTGCGTGCCGGGTGGTCGGGCGCGATGTTCAGCGCGTCGAAGTTGAGCCACTCGGCCTCGATCTCGGGGCCCTCGGCGATCTCGTAGCCCATGCCGATGAACAGGTCGCTGACGCGATCGATCAGCGCCGCGATCGGGTGCCGGGCTCCGCGTGGGCGCCGGTCGAACGGCAGCGTCACGTCGACGGTCTCTTCGCGGAGCACACGCTCGTCACGCTCCGCGACCAGCACTGCCTCGCGGGCGTCGTACGCCGCCTGGATGGCCTTGCGGGTCTCGTTCACCCGGCGGCCCGCGTCGGCGCGGGCCTGCGGCGGCAGCGCGCCGAGCTCGCGGCGGGCCAGCGAAACCGGAGCGCGGTCGCCGAGGTGGGCGCTCTTCGCGGCGTGCAGCGCATCCAGGTCGACGGCGTCCGCGAACGCCTTCTCGGCGTCGAGCGTGGTGTCGCCGAGTGCCTCCGCGCTCAGCAGGGCGACCTGCTTGGGGTCGTACACGTCGTTGGGTCCAGACATGCGGTGGGGTTCCGTCCTCCGACTGAACGCACGCGCGGGCAGACGCCACGGCGCGCGCGAGGTGACCACGGTCTACTAGTCGGGCGGCTCAGCCGCAGCCCGCCGGCGTTCGGAGCGCTCAGGCCCTACCGGCGGGCCGACGAAACTCGTGCCGGTGGCGCACCGCTCGCCCCTCCTCGTACCGCGCGACCCGAGTGGTCGTGATGGGAAAACTCTAGCGGATCCGTCCGACACGACATCGACGCCGCTGGCGACCGCGATCGGCCGCGCCGCATCCGTGTTCACGGAGCGCGACCGCTGTGCATGCGAACGCGCAGACCGCTCCGCGGTCAGGTCCAGCAACCGCTGCCCGCACCCGCAGACCGCTTCGCGGCCAGATCCGGCCACCGCTGTGAACACCGTTCAAACCCCTACCGGCGTTGGGCACGCGCCGACGCGTACAGACACACCGCCGCCGCAGCGGCCAGGTTCAGGCTCTCCGCGCGGCCGTGAATCGGGATCCGCACCCGCCGGTCCGCCAGCTCGGCGAGCTCCGGCGGCAACCCCCGCGCTTCGTTGCCGAACACCCATGCGGTCGGTTTGCCCAGCTCCCCGGCGTCCGCCAAGTCGTCGAGATCGGCCTCGCCGTACCCGTCGGCCGCCAGCACCCGCAGGCCTGCCGAGCGAAGCGAGGCAATCGCCGAAGGCGCAGAAACCCCCCGCACGACCGGCGGATGGAACAGGCTCCCGGCCGACGACCGGACGCACTTGCCGTTGTAAGGATCGACGCTGCCGTCGGTGAAGACGACGCCGCTCGCACCCGCCGCGTCGGCCGTCCGCAGCACGGTCCCGGCGTTCCCCGGGTCCTGGATCTCCGCGAGCACGGCCACCAGCGATCCCGAGACGGCCGACAGCGGCACGTCCAGGAACGAACACACCGCTACCAGCCCCTGCGGCGAGACGGTCTCCGACAGCCCGGCCATGCCCGCGTCGTCAACGGCGATCACCGGCACCGAAGCGCCCGCGACCAGGTCCGCGTACCGCGAAAGCGCCGGAACGGTCCCGAAGACCATCGACGGCGCGCCGGGGGCGTCCGGATCGAGGGCCAGCGCCTCCCGCACGGCCTGTGGACCCTCGGCCAGGAACTGCCGGACAGAATCCCGCCGCGACCGGCGCGTCAGACGCCGAGCAGCAGCGACCCGAGGAGTCCGACCACTCGCGAGCGGCGGATCCTCGGGTCGCGTCAAACGATCAGCAGACCTGGTCAGGCCGCGTCCTCACGCGGAGCCGACGTGTCCTCGGGCAGCGCGGCCTTGGCCACGGCCACCAGCGCGGCGAACGCAGCGGCGTCGTTGACGGCGAGGTCGGCGAGGACCTTCCGGTCAACCTCGACCTCGGCGAGACGCAGGCCCTGGACGAAGCGGTTGTACGTCAGGCCGTTGGCCCGCGCCGCAGCGTTGATGCGAGTGATCCACAGCTGGCGGAAGTCACCCTTGCGCGCCTTGCGGTCGCGGTAGGAGTAGGTCGCGGAGTGGAGGAGCTGCTCCTTGGCCTTGCGGTAGAGCCGCGAGCGCTGGCCGCGGTAACCCTTCGCGGCCTCGAGGGTGGTCCGGCGCTTCTTCTGGGCATTGACCGCCCGCTTCACGCGTGCCACGGGTACACCTGTCCTTCTTGCGGTCGTCGTCCGGACCCCGGTATCGGGCGGCGACGATCAGTGGTCAACGAAATTACTGCGGGACTTCAGATACCGAGCAGCCGCTTGATGCGCTTGGTCTCGGTCGGCGCGAAGTCGGTCGTGCCGTCCAGCCGCCGGGTCCGGGTGCTGGACTTGTGCTCCAGCAGGTGGCGGCGGTTCGCCTTCTGGCGACGCAGCTTGCCGGTACCGGTCAGCTTGACGCGCTTGGCGGTGCCCTTGTGGGTCTTGTTCTTCGGCATCAGTTTTCCTTGTTGATGTACCTACTCAGGACGTACCGGGGCGCGGCGCCCGTGCTCCGGGTGCCGCGCCGCCCGTCACGCGTCAGACGTCCGCGGGGGCGTCTGTTTCTGCTTCATCCCCCTGGCCGCGCTGGCCAACGGTCTTCAAAGCCCGGTGCGGAGCCATCACCATGATCATGTTGCGGCCGTCCTGACGGGGAGCCGACTCGACGAAGCCGAGCTCGGTCACCTCGTCGGCGAGCCGCTTGAGAAGCCGGAAACCCAGCTCGGGACGGCTCTGCTCACGGCCACGGAACATGATCGTGATCTTGACCTTGTCGCCGGCCTTGAGGAAGCGCACGACGTGACCCTTCTTGGTCTCGTAGTCGTGCGGGTCGATCTTCGGCCGAAGCTTCATTTCCTTGATCACGGTGAGGCTCTGGTTACGCCGCGCCTCCCGTGCTTTCTGCGCGCTCTCGTACTTGAACTTTCCATAGTCCATGAGCTTGCAGACGGGCGGTCGCGCGGTCGGCGCGACCTCGACCAGATCCAGGTCGGTGTCCTGGGCGAGGCGCAGGGCCTCGGCAACCGGAACGATGCCGACCTGCTCCCCTTCCGGACCGACGAGACGTACCTCGCGGGCACGGATCTGGTCGTTCACACGCAGCTCTACGCTGATGGGACCTCCTCGGACGTACTTCTAGTCATTGACCATGCCCGGTGGAACCCCACAACACGAAAGGCCCCAGCGCACGCTGGGGCCCACTCGACCGGTCAGCGGCAATGCCGCTCCGGCGACAGCTGCCGCCGATGACCGGACCCTGCCGCCTCTCGGCTGCTCGGGTGGGAGCGGGGCTCCTCTTGGCTGCCACCCGCTGCGCGGACGGCTGGTCGTTCTGCCAGGGTACCAGGCATGAGTTCTGAACACCCAGCCAACGATGTGCATTCCCTCGAACCGGACATCCGGGACCTCGCGGAGATCCCGTCCGTCGAGGTGATCAGCCGCGCGGCCGTGATGCTGATGAGCGCCGCCGCGGAGCGCCTCGGCCTGGCGTCGGATGACCCGGACAGCTCGCCCCACCGTGACCTCGACGAGGCCCGCCGCCTGATCACCGCGCTCGCGGGCCTCGTCACCGCGTCCGTGGAGTACCTCGGCGCCCACGCCGCGCCGCTCCGCGACGGGCTGTCCAGTCTGCAGCGCGCCTTCCGCGAGTCGTCGGTCATTCCCGACCCGCCCGGGCAGGGCCCGGGCGAGAAGCTGACCGGCCCCATCTATTGATCGGACGCTGAGCCGGGCGCCTCCAGCAGCCGGGCAGTAGCTTCCTGGTGGAGATGCCGGGCCCAGTCCAGCGGAGTGGCGTCGAATCGCCGATCGCGGACGAGCGGGTCCGCACCCAGCGCAAGCAGCCGCCGGGTGAGATCGACGTCGCCCTCGCCCGCGCTGTGGTGCAGCGCGGTCTCCCATTCCTGTTCGACCGGCGCGTCCGCGCGGCCCAGCGCGTTTACGCCAAAGCCGAGTTCGACAAGCAACTCGACCACCCCGGCCGGCGCCTGCGCCGCGCCCCAGACGACGAGGCCCGGGCGGGCACGCAGAGTCTCCTCCAAGACACCTGGGTTCCGGTCGCGAACGGACTGCACCGCAGCACGGTCGGCGCGAAACGCCGCTGCGATCAGCTCACTGACCGGGTCCGGCCGCGGTGGCCGAGCGCCATGCGCGAGCAGGTAGTCCGCGATCTCGGTGTTGCCGTAGAGCAGCGCGAGCTCGATCGGCGTCCGCCCGTCGCCGGCGGCCCAGACCGGCCGGTCGCCCTCGTACGGTGAGTCGATGTTCACACCGTGCACGGTCAGCAGCCGCACGCGGTCGAGCTGATCGTGCTCGACCGCCCAGCGCAGTTGGGTGCGGAGCATGTGGCCCGGGCTGGCTACCAGGCGCGCGCTCCAGCTCTCGCTGCGGGCATGGCCGAGGCCGTACTCGAAGAGCAGCACCAAGTGGTCGTTCGCGGGCGAGAACATGTTGTTGTACAGCGCCTGGTCGTCGTTGGGATCGGCGCCCTCATCGAGCAGCAGCCGGGCCAGCTGCCGCCAGCGAGGGTGCCGCGGCTGACTCCGTTCACCACCGCCGAGAACGCCCGTGAGCGGCGTGAACGTGTAGGGCTGGCCGGTGAATAGAAAGCCTTCGCCCGGGTCAGCGCCGGCGGCCAGCAACTCGCCTGCGACCGCCACCGCGTCCAGGGCATCGGTACGCGAATAGGTCAGATAACACAGCGGCCGCCAACCGAACGGACCGCCACGGGCACGCGCCAAACTCCGATCGCCGGCCAGAAACGCGCGGACGTCCGCGGGCCGACCCGCCGCTGCCGCCGCCCAGATGTGCGTCCGGGTCAACTCCGGCTGCTCCGCGAGTAGGCGCGCGGCGGCCGCCCATCGGTGCGGCCCATCGTCGTCGGTGTAGGTCAGACACGCTAGCCGGCAGAATTCGTCCGCCGGATTGGAAGCCGGTACCGACGCGACCGCGCCGTCCCAGCCGTAGTCGGTCACCACATCGACGTACCGACGCAGCCGTGGCCAGCTGGCGAATCCGTACTCGCGAGCGACGACTAGCTGCGCGGCAGCGAGGGGGAACTCGGGGGTCGCCGGTCGCCCGTGGTGCTCGCCAACACGGGCGAGCGCGGCGGGGTCGCCGGAACGGGCCGCACGTTGCAGAGTTCGAGCTTCGCGGCGGAGGACGTCGAGATGGGGGTGACGGGGCAAGCGCGAGGGCACGGGGCCTCCTCTCGTGTGCCTGATGTCCGCTTGTCAGGCCGAAAGGAGGGCACTGCCAGGTCACTCGCAATTCAGGTGGGCTGTGCCCATTTCCGCGGACCGGTGGCTACCTGACAGCCACCGTCGACGATAGTTCATTCGCGGGTCCATCCAGTGGGGTCGGGACGGTCGTCTGTGACCTGCGCGGATTGATCGAGCCACCATCACCACCCGTTGACGACCAATGTATCTTCTAGATAGGTATCTAGGAGATACATTGGAGGCATGATGGCACGTGGCGACCAAACCCAGACTGCGGTGCTCGGCGCGCTGAGCGTCATGCCGATGACGGGTTACGCCCTGCGGAGCGAAATACAGAACACACTCGGGCATTTCTGGAACGAGAGCTTCGGCCAGATCTACCCGACGCTGGCCGAGCTCGAGCGACAGGGACTGGTCGAGCGACGGGGAGCCGAGCGCACCGGCTCCTCCACGTTCGCGATCACCGGCGACGGGACCGCCCGGTTGCGGGAGTTGCTCGCCCAGCCCGAACAACCCGCGCGGCCACGCAACGGACTGCTTCTCCGCCTCTTCTTCGGACGCCAGTTGGGCCCCGAAGCCTGCCGGGACCTCGTCGAGGCCGCGCGCCGACGGGCGGTGGAGCAACTGGCCCACATGTCGGCCGTGCGTGAGGAACTGCGGAACGACCAGCAGAACACCGCCGACAGTCCGTACTGGCTCCTCACCGTCTCCGCCGGCGAGCACGCCGCCAGAGCGACGATCGCCTGGGCCGACGAGACCCTGGCCGCACTTGCGAACCTTCCCGCCGAGGAGAACCCGTGACGTCACGCCCGTCGACCCCGACCGTTCCGACGCCGTCCCCGGCTCCCGCCGACGATGCGGTCACGCAGCACACCCGGCGGCTCGCCACCGTCCTTGCCTGCGGGTTCCTCGTCGTCAGCCTCTTCCAGGTAGCGCTCGCTCTCGGCGCGCCGTTCGGCGCCGCGGCGTTCGGCGGCGCCGACACCGGCCGGCTAGCCCCGAGCCTTCGCCTGGTCAGCACGTTCGCCGCCGTCTTCTGGATCCTCGCAGCCCTCCACGCACTCAGCCGCGGAGGCGTGATCAGTCGCTTCCCGCGAGCCGGAGGCCGGCGGCTGACCTGGGTCCTGGTGGGCATCACCGCACTCGGGACGCTGATGAACCTGGCGTCGTCCAGCCCGTGGGAACGGTTCGGGTGGGCGCCCTACGTCCTGCTGCTCACCGTCGTGGGCGTCCGTCTCGCTCGGAGGCCGTAGCCCGCGAGCCCCTATGAGGCCTGTGGTGTGCGGCCCTGAACGCCTGACGAGGAGGACTTCTGGTGCACAGCGTGACCTATTCGATGGCCGTCTCTGTGGACGGCTACATCGTCGGGCCGGACGGCGGCTTCGACTGGACGGTTCCCGACGACAAGGTCTTCCGCCTCTCCCTCGAAGAGAACCGAGAGGTCGGAGCGACATCGCGCTCGGCTGCGCGACTCTCGCCGCCGAGGCTGCGGCTGCGGCGTTGGATCTGATCGACGAATACCGCGTCAGGGATACCCGGTGCTGGTCCGCGGTGGCATTCCGTTCTTCCCCAGCGCGGGCGTCGGGTGGATCTCGAACTCGTCGAGACCCAGGCGCCGGACCTGCAGGCTTCTCGGCGTCAACCGCGGAGGTCGCGACGCTGATATCCAGCGGCTCCCGTGATCACAGCAAG
It encodes the following:
- a CDS encoding TrmH family RNA methyltransferase, whose protein sequence is MTRSADRLTRPEDPPLASGRTPRVAAARRLTRRSRRDSVRQFLAEGPQAVREALALDPDAPGAPSMVFGTVPALSRYADLVAGASVPVIAVDDAGMAGLSETVSPQGLVAVCSFLDVPLSAVSGSLVAVLAEIQDPGNAGTVLRTADAAGASGVVFTDGSVDPYNGKCVRSSAGSLFHPPVVRGVSAPSAIASLRSAGLRVLAADGYGEADLDDLADAGELGKPTAWVFGNEARGLPPELAELADRRVRIPIHGRAESLNLAAAAAVCLYASARAQRR
- a CDS encoding ankyrin repeat domain-containing protein; amino-acid sequence: MPSRLPRHPHLDVLRREARTLQRAARSGDPAALARVGEHHGRPATPEFPLAAAQLVVAREYGFASWPRLRRYVDVVTDYGWDGAVASVPASNPADEFCRLACLTYTDDDGPHRWAAAARLLAEQPELTRTHIWAAAAAGRPADVRAFLAGDRSLARARGGPFGWRPLCYLTYSRTDALDAVAVAGELLAAGADPGEGFLFTGQPYTFTPLTGVLGGGERSQPRHPRWRQLARLLLDEGADPNDDQALYNNMFSPANDHLVLLFEYGLGHARSESWSARLVASPGHMLRTQLRWAVEHDQLDRVRLLTVHGVNIDSPYEGDRPVWAAGDGRTPIELALLYGNTEIADYLLAHGARPPRPDPVSELIAAAFRADRAAVQSVRDRNPGVLEETLRARPGLVVWGAAQAPAGVVELLVELGFGVNALGRADAPVEQEWETALHHSAGEGDVDLTRRLLALGADPLVRDRRFDATPLDWARHLHQEATARLLEAPGSASDQ
- the pheT gene encoding phenylalanine--tRNA ligase subunit beta, which encodes MRVALSWLGEYLDVAGRSVEEIDAAFVRAGLEVEAVHRPGADVSGPLVIGRVLSAVELTDFKKPIWYCRVDVGPEHNGDEGSRGIVCGAPNVATAEYVVAALPGAVLPGDFAIAARKTYGHVSDGMICSGRELGISDDHSGILAYSTAELPSGVEPGSDAKPLLGLDDVVFELAITPDRGYCFSVRGLARELSHSLDVPFRDPASLVDAPAATAEPPHPVVVEDPVGCDRFYARAVRGLNPAAPSPLWMKRRLQAAGVRSISLAVDVTNYLMLELGQPMHAFDRSALTGPIVVRRGRPGERLTTLDGADRVIDPEDLLITDDTGPIGLAAVMGGATTEISDDTTDVLIEAAHWDPVSVARTARRHKLPSEASKRFERGVDPEMTAVAAEAAVRLLVEYGGAVADPNVLDVDARRAIEPIRLPVGLPSRVIGVDYSRSTVERRLRDVGCTVTTAGEDELWVLPASWRPDLTDPIDLVEEVARLEGYDNIPSLLPPTPSSSGLTDGQRRRRSVARTLAEAGFVEVLSYPFVSPTVHDAFGLDLDDPRRNAARLANPLSDTEPEMRTSLLPGLLKAAQRNIGRGQRDVSLFELGLVFHPASGAAAAPRLGVDRRPTDEELEALFAAVPAQPRHVAVVLAGDRDPAGWWGPGRAASWADAIEAARTVAAAAGVTLEVRRGELAPWHPGRCASLVVDGHVVGHAGELHPRVVAALELPARTAAMELNLDAFPDSVVPTAPVISPFPPALLDVALVVGESVPSAEVEAALTEGAGPLLESVRLFDVYTGSQVGEGHKSLAFALTFRAPDRTLTVEEATTARDAAVSTAATTCGAALRA
- a CDS encoding DUF1844 domain-containing protein, with translation MSSEHPANDVHSLEPDIRDLAEIPSVEVISRAAVMLMSAAAERLGLASDDPDSSPHRDLDEARRLITALAGLVTASVEYLGAHAAPLRDGLSSLQRAFRESSVIPDPPGQGPGEKLTGPIY
- the rpmI gene encoding 50S ribosomal protein L35, coding for MPKNKTHKGTAKRVKLTGTGKLRRQKANRRHLLEHKSSTRTRRLDGTTDFAPTETKRIKRLLGI
- the rplT gene encoding 50S ribosomal protein L20, encoding MARVKRAVNAQKKRRTTLEAAKGYRGQRSRLYRKAKEQLLHSATYSYRDRKARKGDFRQLWITRINAAARANGLTYNRFVQGLRLAEVEVDRKVLADLAVNDAAAFAALVAVAKAALPEDTSAPREDAA
- the pheS gene encoding phenylalanine--tRNA ligase subunit alpha — its product is MSGPNDVYDPKQVALLSAEALGDTTLDAEKAFADAVDLDALHAAKSAHLGDRAPVSLARRELGALPPQARADAGRRVNETRKAIQAAYDAREAVLVAERDERVLREETVDVTLPFDRRPRGARHPIAALIDRVSDLFIGMGYEIAEGPEIEAEWLNFDALNIAPDHPARTMMDTFFVEPPEGGLVLRTHTSPVQARVMLERREPPIYIAAPGRVFRTDELDATHTPVFSQVEGLVIDKGITMAHLRGTLDHFSRAMFGPEAVTRWRPSYFPFTEPSAEFDVWFPHAKGGPRWIEWGGCGMVNPRVLIACGIDPDVYTGFAFGMGLERALQFRHEATDMRDMVEGDVRFSTAFGMEI
- the infC gene encoding translation initiation factor IF-3 translates to MSVELRVNDQIRAREVRLVGPEGEQVGIVPVAEALRLAQDTDLDLVEVAPTARPPVCKLMDYGKFKYESAQKAREARRNQSLTVIKEMKLRPKIDPHDYETKKGHVVRFLKAGDKVKITIMFRGREQSRPELGFRLLKRLADEVTELGFVESAPRQDGRNMIMVMAPHRALKTVGQRGQGDEAETDAPADV
- a CDS encoding PadR family transcriptional regulator — encoded protein: MMARGDQTQTAVLGALSVMPMTGYALRSEIQNTLGHFWNESFGQIYPTLAELERQGLVERRGAERTGSSTFAITGDGTARLRELLAQPEQPARPRNGLLLRLFFGRQLGPEACRDLVEAARRRAVEQLAHMSAVREELRNDQQNTADSPYWLLTVSAGEHAARATIAWADETLAALANLPAEENP